The following are from one region of the Arachis duranensis cultivar V14167 chromosome 10, aradu.V14167.gnm2.J7QH, whole genome shotgun sequence genome:
- the LOC110276750 gene encoding zinc finger BED domain-containing protein RICESLEEPER 2-like yields the protein MDISASLFRLTKGLLFVHFLLHLAVLAADVPTSNEVPNERTPEVGGENVESVVRSLTDSGALTKPPPHPRSKKRKVGMTNVGATSGATPTNPAPSNVDTDEEDGKDEANEGNRKPSRPRSWTWDHFAKDPKSKPSHPRAKYNWDSGDPSQTILTFQQKKDGEGVFTAVTFDAEMCRKALARMIIVDELLFKFVEGEGFRFYMSIVQPRFPLPGRITVAKDCWNLYISEKNRLKTVFKQPNQSVCLTTDCWTSVQNLNYMCLTAYYIDHDWKLQKRIINFCLIKNHKRETIGRKIERCLLGWGISRVFTITVDNASSNDTAISYLRTRMEDWNLHPLKGEHLHLRCCAHILNLVVNDGLKDMHESISKIRNAIRYVRASPSRMNRFKNFIKEARIQDKCTVQLDVPTRWNFTYTMLKSGLKFQKAFKRLGERDTEYALMQGGMPRNIDWDNAKHFMEFLKIFHDVTKSVSGSLLVTSSQYFHEFCKILRVFNASCGSRDPLLGSMAERMKLKYDKYWGNIKNINMMIFVAVVLDPRYKLKFVNFSFEKLYDKDDTDFLGAKVKETFSKMFDCYVSANNGGRLFTSAIMDGASDVGVPDGDIAGDFFKEVYFHEIINKNEVDLYLMDGIEKPHDQNTFDILN from the exons ATGGATATCTCTGCATCTCTGTTCCGTCTTACCAAAGGTCTACTTTTTGTTCACTTTCTGCTTCATCTAGCAGTACTAGCTGCTGATGTT CCAACAAGCAATGAGGTGCCCAATGAACGGACGCCTGAAGTTGGGGGTGAAAATGTTGAGTCCGTGGTACGTTCCTTAACGGACAGCGGCGCGCTTACCAAACCCCCGCCCCATCCTAGATCAAAGAAGAGGAAGGTTGGTATGACTAATGTGGGTGCAACTTCGGGAGCAACTCCTACAAATCCAGCTCCAAGTAATGTGGACACTGATGAAGAGGATGGCAAGGATGAAGCCAATGAAGGTAACAGAAAACCTTCTAGACCTAGATCTTGGACTTGGGATCACTTTGCAAAGGATCCTAAGTCCAAGCCATCACATCCTAGGGCTAAATATAATTG GGACTCGGGTGACCCTAGTCAAACAATCCTTACCTTCCAACAAAAAAAAGATGGTGAAGGGGTATTTACTGCAGTTACTTTTGATGCTGAAATGTGTAGAAAAGCCCTTGCTCGAATGATAATTGTTGATGAGCTACTGTTCAAGTTTGTTGAGGGGGAGGGATTCAGATTCTATATGAGTATAGTGCAACCTAGATTTCCACTTCCAGGAAGGATTACTGTTGCTAAGGATTGTTGGAATCTTTATATTAGTGAGAAGAATAGGTTGAAAACTGTGTTCAAACAACCGAATCAATCTGTTTGTTTAACTACTGATTGTTGGACTTCTGTGCAAAATCTGAATTATATGTGTCTCACTGCTTATTACATTGATCATGATTGGAAATTgcaaaagaggattatcaattTTTGTCTTATTAAAAACCACAAGAGAGAAACAATTGGTAGAAAAATTGAGAGATGTCTTTTGGGGTGGGGGATATCTAGAGTGTTCACAATTACTGTTGATAATGCTAGTTCTAATGATACTGcaatatcttatctaagaacTAGAATGGAGGATTGGAATTTACATCCTTTGAAAGGAGAACATTTGCATCTTAGGTGTTGTGCACATATTCTTAATCTTGTTGTTAATGATGGATTGAAAGATATGCATGAATCTATTAGTAAGATAAGAAATGCTATTAGATATGTGCGTGCTTCCCCTAGTCGCATGAAtaggttcaaaaatttcataaagGAAGCTAGGATACAAGACAAGTGTACTGTTCAACTCGATGTTCCCACTAGATGGAACTTTACATACACTATGCTTAAAAGTGGTCTGAAGTTTCAAAAGGCGTTCAAGAGGTTAGGGGAGAGAGATACAGAATATGCTCTAATGCAAGGTGGTATGCCGAGGAATATTGATTGGGACAATGCAAAACACTTTATggaattcttgaaaatttttcatgaTGTTACAAAGAGTGTGTCTGGTAGTTTGCTTGTGACTTCTTCTCAATATTTTCATGAGTTTTGTAAGATTTTGCGAGTGTTCAACGCTTCTTGTGGTAGTCGAGATCCATTACTTGGGAGTATGGCTGAGAGGATGAAGCTTAAGTATGACAAGTACTGGggtaacataaaaaatatcaatatgaTGATTTTTGTTGCTGTGGTTCTTGATCCTAGATACAAGTTGAAGTTTGTGAACTTTAGCTTTGAAAAGCTATATGATAAGGATGATACTGATTTTTTGGGTGCAAAAGTGAAAGAGACCTTCTCCAAGATGTTTGATTGCTATGTGAGTGCAAATAATGGGGGTAGATTATTTACTTCAGCAATAATGGATGGTGCATCAGATGTGGGAGTACCTGATGGCGACATAGCTGGTGATTTTTTCAAGGAGGTTTATTTTCATGAGATCATCAACAAGAATGAGGTGGATTTGTATTTGATGGATGGTATAGAGAAGCCTCATGATCAAAATACTTTTGACATATTGAATTAG